A single genomic interval of Pieris brassicae chromosome 14, ilPieBrab1.1, whole genome shotgun sequence harbors:
- the LOC123717973 gene encoding serine protease snake-like — protein sequence MLIHLAIVFSLLACAKSLSEGDSCAIMDGSPGVCKAINDCSYAEDDFRKHLKPMKCGHSEFDPFICCDSPSESPLGVTTPKIRGRKTTETDQLKGKEFSLECDKAERRGQKAYDKCLEYQEKYVYPCRPGPTGNIRVDDCTWKPEQLIIGGVDAYKGEFPHMALLGYGNDKLEWLCGGVIISERYVLTAGHCTYSAYKHSPVKKIRVGILKRSDAVDSSKEYNVVPIKYPEYHSPLRYNDIALLQTDRDIELNKYVVPACLHDGGADIFKNSAIVTGWGTTVYKSRDFSDVLQKARVERFESVECEKKYNHIRLMPNGFNSTTQLCYGDRFSNRDTCEGDSGGPLQKIHPTIRCMYSVIGITSMGKSCGIAGEPSIYTRVEYYLPWIEEIVWP from the exons ATGCTGATTCATCTGGCGATAGTGTTCTCACTTTTGGCGTGTGCCAAATCTCTAAGTGAAG GAGACAGCTGCGCCATTATGGATGGCTCTCCTGGAGTTTGCAAGGCGATAAACGACTGCTCATACGCAGAAGATGACTTCAGAAAGCATCTCAAGCCAATG AAATGCGGCCACAGTGAATTTGATCCATTCATATGCTGTGATTCCCCAAGTGAATCCCCACTTGGGGTTACCACACCTAAAATTAGGGGAAG aaaaacaaCCGAAACGGACCAACTCAAAGGGAAAGAATTTTCTTTGGAATGTGACAAAGCAGAGAGAAGAGGGCAGAAAGCCTATGATA aatGCCTTGAATACCAAGAGAAATATGTGTACCCATGCCGCCCTGGACCTACTGGTAACATTAGAGTTGACGACTGCACTTGGAAACCAGAACAACTAATTATAGGAGGAGTAGACGCTTATAAGGGGGAGTTTCCGCATATG GCTCTCCTGGGCTATGGCAATGATAAATTAGAATGGCTTTGTGGAGGTGTCATAATCAGCGAACGATATGTGCTCACAGCAGGGCATTGCACGTACAGCGCATATAAGCA TAGTCCTGTTAAGAAAATCCGAGTTGGTATATTAAAACGAAGTGATGCCGTGGATTCGTCTAAAGAATACAATGTGGTGCCGATCAAATACCCAGAATACCACTCACCGCTGAGATATAATGATATAGCATTACTACAGACTGACAGAGA tatAGAACTTAACAAGTACGTCGTGCCAGCGTGTCTTCATGATGGCGGCGCGGACATATTCAAGAACAGCGCCATCGTTACCGGTTGGGGAACGACGGTTTATAAAAGTCGGGATTTCTCGGATGTACTCCAAAAG gcAAGAGTCGAGAGATTTGAAAGTGTCGAATGTGAAAAGAAGTATAATCATATCCGCCTAATGCCAAATGGATTTAACTCAACAACCCAACTGTGTTATGGAGATCGATTTTCCAACAGGGATACTTGTGAG GGAGATAGTGGTGGACCCCTGCAAAAAATCCACCCAACCATCCGCTGTATGTACTCGGTCATTGGGATCACCTCCATGGGCAAATCGTGCGGTATAGCTGGTGAACCTAGCATTTACACTCGGGTGGAATATTACCTGCCCTGGATTGAGGAAATTGTTTGGCCTTAG